CGGCGGCCGGCGCGGCGTTCCTGCATCCCCTGGCGAAGGCGACCCAGGTCAAGCACATCCTGGGCGCGGCCGCCCATGCCGCCCGCGCGTACGAACTCGACGCGGGGGACGACCCCACGGTCGGTGCCGACCACCTCGCCCGGTTCCGGGTTCTCGCCCCACCGGTCGTGGTGGACGTGCTCCGGCGCTACCCGGCCGCCCCCGACAAGGGCGGCCGGGTCGGCGAGCTGATCCGTCAGTTGGACACGTCACTGCGGTCGGCGGGGTGACCGGACCGGCCGGGCGGGAGTGTCACGTGGCGGGGTGGATGGTCGCGTACCCCTGGCGGGGTGACGGCTCCAGCACGGACCGGCCGGCGAAGATCAGCTCCGCCAGCGCGAGCCGCTGGTGATAGAAGTTCAGCGACGACGGGGCCTCGAAGATGTCCGCCGAGGCCAGGAAGAAGGGCAGCTCGGCGAGGAGGTACTGCATCGCCTGCTCGATCCGTTCGGGCTCGGGCGGGCCGTCGTACCCCCGGCCGGCGAGCACGTCCATGCTCATCTCCCGGCACGTCTCCCACAGGGCGCGGTCCTCCCGCAGGGCCCGCTCGCACTCCGCGAACCGCTGGCGGTAGACGTCGTGGGACGTCAGCTCCGACATGCGGTGCAGGCCGTCGCGTTCCCGGGGCCCGCCGGAGGCCTGCCAGGCCCGGGCAACCCGGTTGTACGACACGTTCGCCTCGTCGCGCGCCTTGCGGTTCGCGCGTCGCGGCTCGTAGCCGAGGGCGAGGTAGGTGTGGTGCAGCGCCGAGTCCGGGATGATCACGTCGACCCGCTCGAACTCGGCGGTAAGCCAGCCGAGCAGGTCGGTGAGCCGCGACACCTGGAAGTAGCTGTTGCCGGGGCTCACCCCGCACACCACGTGCCTGCGCTGCTCCCAGATCGCGTGGCTGTCGTCGGTGAACGGTTCGACGACGAAGGGCCCCCGGCGGTGGACCGGGTTCCGGCTCCGGTGGGCGGTCTGTCCGTGCGCCGCCATCAGGTCCACCGACCGGTTCCGGGATGCTCGGCCTCGTCGAGGTAGCGCCGCCGCAGCTCCTCTCGGATGATCTTTCCGGTGCCGGTCCGGGGCATGTCCTCGGCGTCGATCACGATCGGCTCGGCCATCGGGGGACGGCCGCGGCTGACCCGCTTCCACAGTTCCCCGTCCAGCTTCCCGTCGGGGGTGGCGACGATCGGCACCGGCGGCCCGTCGGGCACCGGCAGCAGCGCGACGTCGTGCCCGCCGGGCAGCCGGTCGACGAGGATGTCCTCCTGCTCGAGGTTGCTGCCACCCGGGACGTAGTTGACCTCACGGTCGATCAGCATCAGGGCGCCCGTCCTGCTCTTGATGCCGATGTCACCGGTGTTCCACCACTCGCCGACCGCCTTCTCCTGCCAGCGCTCGGGCTCCTTGTAGTAGCCGATGCAGCGGGCCTTGGTGCGGGCGAGCACCAGCCCCGGCTGACCGTTGGGCACCGGCTGGAAGGTCTTCGGGTCGACCACCTTCAGGGCGACGAAGCCGGGCATGGGCCGGCCCACCCGGCGCGGGCCGGGAAGCTCCTCGCGCCGCTTGTTGGCCGTACGCCGGGTCACGAACGTCATGCCCATCCCGCCGGTCTCCGACTGCCCGTAGCCCTCCCGCCAGAGCGGGAACGGGTGCCGCGAGGCGTTGAGGAACGGCCGGATCGTCGACCACCGCACCCCGTCGAAGTTGCTGATGAACGCGCGCACCGAGGCGAACGCGTCGCTGCGCGGGTCGTTGGCGAGTTTCTCCAGCCGGACGTAGTCGATCGGCAGCGCCTCGATCACGGTGGGCCGGTGCTGGTGGAACATCGGGCCGACCACCTCGGGGTCGCTGTCGCTCATCACCAGCACCTTGGTGGGCGACAGGGTGAGGGTCGAATAGAGCCAGGTGAAGGCCCGGGCGTGCACGTACGGCGTGAACATCGCCACGACGTCGTCGCGGCCGAAGGTGATCGGCGGCAGGTGACGACACTCCAGCCGGGCCATCTCGCGCTGGAGCTTCGCCGGCGTGTACATGATGAGCTTCGGCACGCCCGTGGTGCCGGATGTGTGGGTGAGCATCATCAACTCGTCGTCGGGGCGCGGGGCGGGCGTCGGGTCGGTGCTGCCGTAGAGCTCGGCGAAGGAGAGCGCGCTGGAGTCGCCCTCGTCGAGGGAGAGGGTCTGCTCCGCGAACGCCGACAGCAGGGCGCCGTCGCTGCCCTTGCTCGCCAGCAGCCGCTGGTTGCTGACCAGCAGTTTCGGCTCGACGCGTTCGAGCAGCGCCCGGGTCGGGTCGGGCGGCAGCAGACCGGACACCATGACGGGGATCGCGCCGATCCTGACCCCGGCGGAGGCGAGCAGCAGGCAGTCGAAGTGGTTGTCCTTGTAGACGACGAACCTGTCGCCGGATCGGAGCCCCGCCGCGTACAGCGCCCCGGCCGTCCTGCGCACGATCCCGGCGAGCGCCTCCAGATCGAGGACCTCCTGCCTGGCGGGATCGATGTCCAGGGGCCGACTGGGGCGGAAAATCATCGGCTTTCCCACTTCGGCCCGACGGTCGAAGAGGAGGCCGACGCTGGACTCCCATAACCTGAGATTTGCCACCATTCCTCATTTCCCGGATCGCTATCCAGTCAGTGCGATCAATACCGTATTGTCGGCGTCGGGCCTTCGTCAAGGAAGAGAGCAAGGACGAGGGTGCGCATCTTAATCGATGTCGGTGGATTGTGCAGGGCGCCGGAGTAAGCCGCTCCCACCTGCTGTTACGCCCGATCGACGGGCGCTCCCCGAGCGGCTTCCAGCGCTTCGGGTTAACATTCTTGACCACCTGTTCCCACTCTATTAAACGAGCGGGTGCCGGTGACGAAATCCACAGACGCACGTGTCCTGCGCTCTCGGCGCAGGGTGCCGCACGTGCGCGGAAAGAGCAGCGCAGCCGACTGCTCACCACCGAGAATCGACAGCGCCAGTCCGATCCGAAGCCGTGTTTAGCTCCGACCACGCATTCACCGGCGACGAATTAGGGATGGCGTGATCCAGGCGAGCGCCACGAGCAGGAACCAGCCGCCGGGGTTCGACGGCGCGAGCACCAGGGCGACGACAGCGCCGAGTGCGCCGAAGAGCCACATCGTGCGCGGCGGCAGCGGCCGCTCGGCCGCATCCGGAACAGGGGCGTCGGGGTCGTCCGAGGTCAGGAGGCGATCCTGGTGACGGCCCGGCACCTCGTCAAGGCACGAAGCCGCCACCCCGCTGACCTGATCGACTCGTCCTCCGAACGGGAACCGGGCAGGTGCCCGTCAGTGGTCGTTGAGCATGAACACGAGCGTCCGGTGCTCGACGTCGAGGAACGCGGTCCGCCACCGCGACGACGGGGCGGCCTCGTCGTACGACCGACTGTGCAGCCACCGTGGTCCGCTCGGCAGGAACGGCACCAGGGCCGGCCACACGTCCACCGGGTCGCCGGGCTTCGCCGGCACGAAGTCGTAGCGCTCGGCCAACGCCCGGGCGTCCTGCGGCCGGAGCGTGACCACACCCTGGTACGCCCAGTCGGTGGGGCCGGGCACCCGGGAACACGGGTCGGCCTGCGTACGCACCTGCCAGTGGATCTCCGGGTAGTCGCCGAGGTCCGGCAGCTCCCCGGGAGGGTCCCAGCGGTCGGTGCGTACCTTCGCCTCCGCGGCCGTCACGGAGTCCTGGCAGGTACGCGTCTGCGCCTGGTCGTCGCCGACGAGCCGGAAACCCGCCCAGGCGCAGCCGACGAGCGCCAGCAGCAGCACCGCGGCGGCGCCGGTCACCACCGCCAGCAGCGGCTTGCGCGTCTTCATGGCCCCGAAGCCTAGGCCCCCCCGACCACCGTCACCGTCCACACCCCACGCCCGCCGGCGCACCGCGAGGCCCGGTCGCCACCGACGCCGATCCGTCAGGATCCGGTCGCCTGATATCTGCGCAGCGCAGCCTCGGTGAGCTGGATGAGATACCGGCCGTCCCCGGGTGTGTTGCCCTGCTCCTGGACGACCACCAGGTCGGTCCCGATCCGGACGAGGATGCTGTCACAGCGCAGGATGCCGGTGCCCGACGTCATGGTGCAGCCGACCCGAAGGCTCTCGTCGCCCAGCGGCGGCCCTGCCGACACCGTGAAGCGGTAGCTGCCGCCGACCCGGCCGGAGGACGCGACGGTGGGGCACCGCCCGAGGAACGTCCGCAGGTCGCTCATCGCCCGTCGGGCACCCGCATCGGCGTACGTCCGGAGCACCTCGGTGCCCACCCAGAGGCCGTCGGGGCCCGCGTCGACGCTGAGCGTCGCCCCCGCCATGGCTGCCGGGGTGCCGGTGAGCCGGCTGGCCGACAGCAGCGGGATCAGCTCCGCACAGGGCGCGTCGGCAGCGGGCCGGTGCTCTCCGGCGTCGGACGGCATGACGGTCGCGATGTCCACCGCGAGTCCGGCCGGCCCCGCGTCCGCCGTGACCAGGCGGGCGGAGAGCGCAGCCGAGTAACCGCGCCCACCGGTCGACGGGACCGTAGGGGACGCCGCTGCGGTGACGCCGGCCGACTGCGCCGTGGGCGGGATCGTCCCACCCGCCGGTCGATCCGTCGACGGACCGCACGCGGTCACCAGGCAGACGGCCAGCACCGCCCCTGACCACCGCAGCACCATCCTGAGCACCGGGCCGGCTCCACCTCTCCCCCGCGGGACGCGTCAGGCTAGCAGCCCACCCGTCCCGCTCGGTGACCTCAGACGAGCCGCTGGAGGCGGACCTTCGGGCGCTCGTTCCTGAGGTGGCCGTACTTGTGCTGGCGGACCTGCTCGGCCCAGGCCTCCTGGTCGTCGTCCGGGTCCGGCGGGACCCACCGGTGGGAGCCGTCGCTGTAGTGGAACTTCTCGTCCCCGCGCCGCAGGATGCTCACCGCAGCCACCCCAGGAACCGCCGGTGCAGCGTCCCCGCCGGCACCTGGTGCAGGTCCTCCGCCGCCCGCGCCAACTGCGCACCCAGATACAGCGCGAGCGACACCCGGGCGTCGGCGAACTCCGCCCGCAACTCCCGCCGCCGCGTCTCGCACGGCCACGGCCCGCCGCAGCCACCGCAGGTCCACACCGGCGGCACCGGCCCGTGGCTGCTCACCCGCGACCTCCGAGCACGGTGGCGGTCCACCGCCGCGCCTGCCGGCTGGTCGCCCACTCCACCTGCCAGCACGGGTACGGCGTGAGCCGCCCCCACCACGCCCGGCACCCACCGCACATCCCGTCCACACCCGCCAGGTGTACGCGCAGAATCCGCCGCTCCTGTTCGGTCACGACTTCTCCCCCGGCCAGTGCGCACCGCTGATCGGGATTCGGTGCCGGCTCCGACAGGGCAGCTCCGCGCCACAGCGGCACACCCATCGCCACCGTTGCCAGGACCACACCGGCCGATGCCGCCGCGCCAAGGTCATCGCGACCGCGGCCAGGTACTCCCCGTAGGACACCCGAAGAGGTCCGGTCGCCCTCCGTCGCCCGACTCGCAGCAGCTCAGGGCTGATCACGACGCCACCGCCGATCCGGCACCGCCCGGCTGATCTCCTCCGCCGGTATCCGCTCCGCCTCAGCCTCGGCGAGAAGCCGCCGCTTGGCCGCCTCCCGCTCGGCCGCCTGAATCTGCTCACCTCTGCCCGTCACCGGCTCGTCGTCATCTCCCGGCATTGCCACCTCCGTCAGCGGAACGCGGCGGCCACTGACCGCCGCCACTCCACAGTGGCGTCGGTGTGTCGCCGGTCGCGACGGCATGAAAGCCGACATGTCGGCAACATTTCCGGCGACATTAAGGCGACACGGCGCTATGGTGTCGGTCATGACCGCCCCCAATACCGCCCTACGCGCCGTCCGGACCGGGATGCGCATGAGTCAGGACGACTTCGCTCGCGCGCTCCAAGCCGCCGGCCACCGCGTCGGCGAGCCCAACGACGCCAACAAGAGACTCGTTCAACGGTGGGAGTCCGGGGCGATCGCTGCGCCACGCCCCGTCTACGCGCGCGCCTTGGAAGTCGTCACCGGATTGCCCATCTCACTGCTGGGCTTCGCTGCGGTGCCCGGAGGCCATGTCGCCGATGACGCGCACGGGGGCCACGACCTGACGTCTCCCATGTCCAGCTTGGCCACGCCGACGCCGGCCTCCCGGCCGACCACGGTCCACAGCTCGTACGAGGGCGTCTGGCTCAGTCGCTATCAGTACTACTCCAGCGGCCGGGGCGACTCCTTCGCCGGGCAGCACTTCGTGGTGCTCCTCCAGCACGGCGACCGGCTGACCGCGCGCAGCCTGCCCGGATCGGCGTCATCGTCTCTCTCGCTGGACCTGACCGTTGACGGTGCCGTCGTCACGGGCACGTGGGTGGAACAGACCGACCCGGGCGGTTACTACCGAGGCGCCAGATACCACGGTGCGATCCAACTGATCGCCGAGCCGACGGGCCGACGGATGGCCGGAAAGTGGATCGGCTTCGGCAAGGACATGGACGTGAACACCGGCCCATGGGAGCTTGTCTTCCGCGATGCTTCGACCTCCAAGGCGACGCTCGATCGCTACAACACGACGGCGACGTAGCGCAGACTACGTCGCGACTCTTCGACTTCCCGGTCGTAGCTCTGAGCCCTCTACCCGAGCGTCTCTGGCCTTGGACTGCCATCCGACTCCGCTTGGGGAAGAGTGTCTTCGTCCATCCAGTTTCTGCCGAACTTGCTGTCGACAACTATGCCGTGGCACGCATCTGTCACTGGCGAGGGCGGCTCGCCTGGTCGCGACGAGCCGTTTCGCCTCGGCACTCCACGCGGTCGTCCAAGCGACGGAACCGGCCACCCAGTTCTCCCAAGCAACTCGGATGAGCGCCATACGGCCGCGTCGGCTCCCGGGCCGGGAAGAA
This genomic interval from Micromonospora sp. CCTCC AA 2012012 contains the following:
- a CDS encoding tRNA-dependent cyclodipeptide synthase, which translates into the protein MAAHGQTAHRSRNPVHRRGPFVVEPFTDDSHAIWEQRRHVVCGVSPGNSYFQVSRLTDLLGWLTAEFERVDVIIPDSALHHTYLALGYEPRRANRKARDEANVSYNRVARAWQASGGPRERDGLHRMSELTSHDVYRQRFAECERALREDRALWETCREMSMDVLAGRGYDGPPEPERIEQAMQYLLAELPFFLASADIFEAPSSLNFYHQRLALAELIFAGRSVLEPSPRQGYATIHPAT
- a CDS encoding helix-turn-helix domain-containing protein produces the protein MVSVMTAPNTALRAVRTGMRMSQDDFARALQAAGHRVGEPNDANKRLVQRWESGAIAAPRPVYARALEVVTGLPISLLGFAAVPGGHVADDAHGGHDLTSPMSSLATPTPASRPTTVHSSYEGVWLSRYQYYSSGRGDSFAGQHFVVLLQHGDRLTARSLPGSASSSLSLDLTVDGAVVTGTWVEQTDPGGYYRGARYHGAIQLIAEPTGRRMAGKWIGFGKDMDVNTGPWELVFRDASTSKATLDRYNTTAT
- a CDS encoding class I adenylate-forming enzyme family protein, which gives rise to MIFRPSRPLDIDPARQEVLDLEALAGIVRRTAGALYAAGLRSGDRFVVYKDNHFDCLLLASAGVRIGAIPVMVSGLLPPDPTRALLERVEPKLLVSNQRLLASKGSDGALLSAFAEQTLSLDEGDSSALSFAELYGSTDPTPAPRPDDELMMLTHTSGTTGVPKLIMYTPAKLQREMARLECRHLPPITFGRDDVVAMFTPYVHARAFTWLYSTLTLSPTKVLVMSDSDPEVVGPMFHQHRPTVIEALPIDYVRLEKLANDPRSDAFASVRAFISNFDGVRWSTIRPFLNASRHPFPLWREGYGQSETGGMGMTFVTRRTANKRREELPGPRRVGRPMPGFVALKVVDPKTFQPVPNGQPGLVLARTKARCIGYYKEPERWQEKAVGEWWNTGDIGIKSRTGALMLIDREVNYVPGGSNLEQEDILVDRLPGGHDVALLPVPDGPPVPIVATPDGKLDGELWKRVSRGRPPMAEPIVIDAEDMPRTGTGKIIREELRRRYLDEAEHPGTGRWT